In one Brienomyrus brachyistius isolate T26 chromosome 12, BBRACH_0.4, whole genome shotgun sequence genomic region, the following are encoded:
- the LOC125704434 gene encoding vinexin-like isoform X10: MTVNGTKGDAHTRPGHLQRSFSPVGRIPSPPVFSQQMTALQKTRLTAVETQKSNSPDDGRGSATSTGTMDEVPTMARTERPSQPPPLTAATAGKPKHWYKTMFQDSHKSERQDVPPSLAESHLTPESKACWSQSKTKSDTMAASGVCSPSVTPQEKEGGGTRATSEPKKWRPPDRKVDTWKYTAEPSSVNQREAEKSSPLEQEEPAHDARTDDIDLEDEPWVKFFSELEFGRPPPKKHLDYSSENPPLGLSEVTDRTPGPRICQPSQNSRYQSPVNRFPDRPSSSLQAYTGSSAAHFWQRRNSEPIIGPQRLLDDQSSGRCTDPQENGSVLRKPSAEPFTPSLSKMKEKDTFRGSLLPTVGQSKRRTAEKDQKKPARALYDFNAQTAKELAFKKGDVLYISRKVDSNWYEGEHHGQLGIFPVSYVEIVLVTEKNQSARAPSLAEVPDLGEAVARYNFTAETNVELPLRKGERVTLLRRVDQNWYEGKIAETDRKGIFPVSYVNVIQKSPNKRLAQYAEPSLIQSCPSEGTSPLRSSKERREFLEKSGTRPCLNIPSPTSRHRSLQSSSPTITNNSNWMSLTPGLSPSSTPAPTPPPFPTNFLPNTTLDSFGSLTPSNNLPALREGHFIPIKSAKAFRCSPELQSSPILAMSSYASSPASSMFDCDYKYSSGDELLRKSVENLPSIFLEGTEMISTEPSTMCSPSISSDLVASALTEVLPFYKAIEEDVCEELMSFIQEAQSRKEFTEKDKFHTQASDITAELPKLYIEEDPCENTGDTKLIDSKGSRQEQVDASLSGPVDLPAFEHPTEAKMSPPSPCSTPPLPGTSHLSPIPNKYPPRPECRSPKTKPASKRDVIVVGKPPRSPVMSRRFCGSPIRGSSSHRRAAFGPDSLQGGGEPFQALYSYMPQNEDELELTEGDVVDVMEKCDDGWFVGISRRSKLFGTFPGNYVKRL; encoded by the exons ATGACTGTGAATGGAACCAAAGGTGATGCTCACACACGGCCAGGTCATTTGCAAAGGTCCTTCTCCCCCGTCGGTCGCATCCCCTCTCCACCTGTTTTTAGCCAGCAGATGACTGCCCTTCAGAAAACCAGACTGACAG CTGTAGAAACCCAGAAGTCCAACTCTCCAGACGATGGAAGAGGAAGTGCCACCAGCACGGGAACCATGGATGAAGTTCCCACCATGGCCAGAACGGAGAGACCATCGCAACCACCTCCATTAACTGCTGCT ACTGCAGGCAAACCGAAGCACTGGTATAAAACCATGTTCCAGGACAGTCACAAGTCTGAAAGGCAAG ATGTCCCACCCAGCCTGGCTGAGTCCCATCTCACACCAGAAAGCAAAGCCTGCTGGTCACAGTCTAAAACCAAGTCGGACACCATGGCTGCCTCGGGCGTGTGTTCGCCATCTGTGACACCTCAGGAGAAGGAAGGCGGTGGCACTCGAGCTACATCTGAACC TAAGAAATGGAGACCTCCTGACAGGAAGGTGGACACTTGGAAATATACTGCTGAACCTAGCAGTGTGaaccagagagaagcagagaagTCCTCACCTTTAGAGCAGGAGGAGCCT GCACACGACGCACGTACAGATGACATAGATCTGGAAGACGAACCCTGGGTTAAATTCTTTTCAGAGCTGGAATTTGGACGCCCG CCTCCTAAAAAACATTTGGATTACAGCTCAGAGAATCCTCCTCTGGGCCTCTCAGAGGTAACTGACCGCACCCCAGGCCCCCGCATCTGTCAGCCTTCGCAG AATTCCCGCTATCAATCCCCAGTAAACAGGTTTCCAGACAGGCCATCCAG TTCTCTCCAAGCCtacactggaagctcagctgcTCACTTCTGGCAACGGCGAAATTCAGAGCCTATCATCGGTCCGCAGCGATTGCTGGATGATCAGAGTTCTGGGAGGTGCACGGATCCTCAGGAAAATGGCAGCGTCCTGAGAAAGCCATCAGCGGAGCCCTTCACCCCTTCGTTGTCCAAAATGAAGG AGAAGGACACCTTCAGGGGCTCACTTCTTCCTACAGTGGGACAGAGCAAGCGGCGGACGGCTGAAAAAGAT CAGAAAAAGCCTGCCAGAGCACTGTATGACTTCAACGCACAAACAGCTAA GGAGCTGGCGTTTAAGAAGGGGGACGTTCTGTACATCAGCAGAAAAGTTGACAGCAACTGGTATGAGGGAgagcaccatggacagctggGAATCTTCCCCGTTTCCTATGTGGAG ataGTCCTGGTGACAGAAAAAAATCAGTCTGCCAGGGCCCCCAGCCTAGCTGAGGTACCAGACCTGGGGGAGGCGGTGGCTCGCTATAACTTCACTGCTGAGACCAATGTGGAGCTGCCATTGAGAAAG GGGGAGAGGGTTACGCTGCTGAGGCGAGTGGATCAGAACTGGTATGAAGGAAAGattgcagagacagacaggaaggGCATCTTTCCCGTGTCTTATGTCAACGTCATCCAGAAGTCCCCCAACAAAAGGCTGGCACAGTATGCAGAGCCCTCCTTAATCCAGAGCTGCCCCAGTGAAGGAACATCCCCTCTGCGGTCCTCCAAG GAAAGGCGAGAGTTCCTGGAAAAGTCCGGCACCCGCCCTTGCCTGAACATCCCATCCCCTACCTCGAGGCACAGGTCCTTGCAGTCATCTAGCCCGACTATCACTAACAACAGCAACTGGATGTCGCTCACCCCCGGTCTTTCCCCTTCCAGCACACCGGCACCTacccctccccctttccccaCAAACTTTCTGCCAAATACAACCCTAGATTCCTTTGGAAGCCTAACACCATCAAACAATCTTCCTGCTCTTAGGGAAGGTCACTTCATCCCCATCAAGTCAGCAAAGGCCTTCCGCTGCTCTCCTGAGCTTCAATCTTCTCCGATCCTGGCCATGTCCTCCTACGCATCTTCTCCTGCCTCTTCCATGTTCGACTGCGACTACAAATATAGCAGTGGAGATGAGTTATTGCGCAAATCTGTGGAAAATCTGCCCAGCATCTTCCTGGAAGGAACAGAGATGATTTCTACAGAACCATCTACTATGTGCAGCCCAAGCATTTCTAGTGATCTGGTGGCTAGTGCATTAACTGAGGTGCTACCTTTCTATAAAGCTATAGAGGAAGATGTTTGCGAAGAGCTCATGTCATTCATCCAAGAGGCCCAGTCAAGGAAGGAATTTACAGAAAAagacaaattccacacacaggcATCAGATATAACAGCGGAGCTCCCCAAATTATATATCGAGGAGGATCCATGTGAGAACACTGGAGACACCAAACTCATTGACAGCAAAGGCTCAAGACAAGAG CAGGTGGACGCCTCCTTGAGTGGCCCTGTGGACCTTCCTGCCTTCGAACATCCCACTGAGGCCAAAATGTCACCCCCCTCTCCCTGTTCTACTCCTCCACTACCGGGCACCTCACATCTCTCCCCCATTCCAAACAAATACCCCCCCCGACCAGAGTGTAGGTCCCCAAAAACGAAG CCTGCCTCAAAGCGAGATGTCATTGTGGTTGGTAAACCTCCTCGCAGTCCTGTAATGTCTAGAAGGTTCTGTGGGTCACCTATTAGAGGTTCATCATCTCATAGG CGGGCTGCCTTCGGGCCTGATTCGCTGCAGGGTGGAGGGGAACC